The following are encoded in a window of Castanea sativa cultivar Marrone di Chiusa Pesio chromosome 9, ASM4071231v1 genomic DNA:
- the LOC142608841 gene encoding uncharacterized protein LOC142608841, giving the protein MNIVVWNCRGARKPNFQSYVQDLVRFHDPTLLVVMETRVGGSRARDITNRLPFNGTIHTEMIGRARDLWLLWNSDRVEVSRLACSEQEIHTAVKVRASSSNWMFSAVYASPRSAERRILWNNLSIVTELHNLSWVIAGDFNEPLSSADKFGGRVVNSSRSLLFKECLEKCNMVDLGFSGPRFTWTNRREVQNLIKERIDRFFVNPNWCLLYPEARITHLTRCHSDHCPVLLETNPQNREAMESFTAKANEWNRNQFGNIFAKKNQIKALVNGVQRAMAIRPSSSLVELENNLLQELDTILNQEHELWALKAQVNWMVQGDCERPQPQPVNFF; this is encoded by the exons ATGAATATAGTAGTATGGAATTGTAGGGGCGCCCGGAAACCCAATTTTCAGAGTTATGTTCAGGATCTGGTGAGGTTTCATGACCCAACCTTGTTAGTGGTCATGGAGACCCGTGTAGGAGGTAGCAGAGCTCGTGATATCACAAATCGGCTTCCATTTAACGGCACAATTCATACAGAAATGATTGGCCGTGCTAGGGATCTTTGGCTCCTTTGGAATTCAGATAGAGTGGAAGTGTCGCGGCTTGCTTGttctgaacaagaaattcaCACGGCAGTTAAGGTACGTGCCTCTAGCTCTAATTGGATGTTCTCTGCTGTCTATGCTAGTCCTAGGAGTGCGGAAAGGCGCATTTTGTGGAATAATCTTTCAATTGTGACCGAGCTTCATAACTTGTCGTGGGTCATTGCTGGGGATTTCAATGAACCCCTTTCTAGTGCTGATAAATTTGGTGGAAGAGTGGTTAATTCTAGTCGGTCTCTACTGTTCAAAGAATGCTTGGAGAAATGCAACATGGTGGATTTAGGATTTTCTGGTCCAAGATTTACGTGGACGAATCGGAGGGAAGTTCAGAACCTCATTAAAGAGAGAATTGACAGATTTTTTGTCAACCCGAATTGGTGTCTCCTCTATCCGGAAGCTCGGATTACTCACCTCACTAGATGTCACTCTGACCACTGCCCGGTCCTGCTCGAAACTAATCCTCAAAACAGG GAGGCTATGGAGAGTTTTACTGCCAAGGCCAATGAGTGGAATAGAAACCAGTTTGGGAATATATTCGCcaagaaaaaccaaataaaagCTCTGGTGAATGGTGTGCAACGGGCTATGGCAATTAGGCCTTCAAGCTCCCTAGTAGAGCTTGAAAACAATCTCCTCCAGGAGTTGGATACTATTTTAAATCAAGAGCATGAGCTGTGGGCTCTAAAGGCTCAAGTTAATTGGATGGTTCAAGGGGATTGTGAGCGACCGCAACCCCAGccagtcaattttttttaa